In Tachysurus fulvidraco isolate hzauxx_2018 chromosome 9, HZAU_PFXX_2.0, whole genome shotgun sequence, the sequence CTTTATGACTCAAAGAATGGTGTAGTACTAGGACTAAACTAGAGTGTGGGTGtcaacagggttttttttattctcctttCAAAGTTATTCTTTTAATTTATACCTAGCTGGAATATTATCTAAATGTAATTGATCCTGTTTCACaagatagaaagaaacaaattttATAGAACTATATACCCTTCTAGAGAACCACCACTACCTGAGCTGGCAGTTAGTAAGGAAGCCCAAAGGAAACTGGAAATTGTGGCCTAAATAGCCTCTTATACTACTCTGTATATATGAACTACACACATCTGGATCATCTAGTAGGTAGGTTTCCACCAGCTGAGTATGTTCTCGCTGACTTTCAGGTATGGATGACTGTCATTGTTAGAATCTGTAatctttgttgttttattattatttatagttcTACTGGTTTATAGTGACTTTTGCACAAGCATAATTGGGCTaaactcacatacactctccaGAAGTTGTTTTAAGTGAGTTGGAAAAGCATAGCAATCATCACGCATCATTAAATTTGTTAGTAGCCCCCccccctatttatttatttatttatttatttatttacctgtttgtttgtttacagtggTGTCTCTAAAGTTAtctaaaaacacagaaaatcaagtAACAGAATCGCTAAGttggcaaaaaagaaaaaagagccaacatgtcttccatttcctcaagGGGGCAGTATGGAGGCACTACTTTCCCCAATACAGCTCAGACTGCAGTCTCTTTTCACTAGGGACATCATACATGTGACCATGCAGTCTCTTTTTTGCTAGCATCCTGCCTGTCAGCCTAATAGCTGTTGAtattgactctctctctctaagaaCAAATGAACTGTTCATCTCTCTGGAATCGCACAATTCACTAAATCAGTGATGAATAGATTtgcataaaagtaaaaaattattgatttattaaaataaattttttaaaagtttgATGACTGTCTTTGAGCTTGCTTCATGAGTGAAACATGCAGAAAAGTGAAATACAGTGagtcaacatacagtatatgatggaAATTGTCCACCTTATGATAAAACATGGTATGGTTTGATGGGATTGGGGTGGGAGGGGGTTGTGACACAGTTTCACAGTTTTTCAGAAGACCAGACAGTCAGGTGAGCTCAGCTCTTGCTGCACTTACAAGGGCATATGTCTGATAGACATCATTGATATAAAGCTTTCCCTCTAATATTAGACACGCAGCCAGCATGTTCCTGACGTTTTTATGTTTCTCTTAAATAGTGCTGACTCATGCTTCACTGGCGTCTTAGCCTTAAAAGGCAATGAGTCAAAGGCAGGGCTTCAGTACCCCCCTTCCACCCCCCTCCACTTTCACATCTACTGTGCTGAGTGATGCTGCTTTACCACCCTAGTGCTGCTCCATATAGTCTGCCTCACACTGCAGTGGTTCAGCTTTCCGTCTCACGAATAATGACAATTTCACAGTCTTAACACTTTGTCAAAAAGCCTGCTCTTTGTCATTTTTAGGTAGAGACATGACGGCAGAAGCAGTTTGGAGGCTGAGTCTGCACCTGCTTTGcgttttttcccctcatctGGCTCTTATCGGAGGAGTATCTGTCTGATGCCGTGTTGGCACATCTGATTGGGTATGCAGACTCTGTACTGAGCATGCCAGCCTGTGACAGGGACTGCATTGCAGCGCTGCTCGCCTGGCACGCTCCATTTGTCTGcctttaatgtaaataatcgGAGGTGGGATGGGGAGGGGGGCTCCTGATGGATTATGTGACTGCGCCTGTTTCAGTCTCGGAGGATGACATGAGAAGAATTCTCCCAGTTCTCCCCTCTTCCCCATCTCTTGATTGCTCTAATAAAAGTAAGCCTTTGCTCTGGCTTTGCCCAGCTTTTTTGTCTCTATAGCACATGCACGAGTTATACTCTGCAGGGCAATTATCTGCATCagcctcattctctctctccctgttctcttttgctctctctctccctcactctccaTGTGTCCTTAAATGACTTTCTCTCagtctccctccctccccctctctcccccgtctctgtgtctgtgcctatagcctctctctcccgctctgtGACATACAGTAGATGGTGCATCGATTGCACACAGACGCTCGCTTTCCCTCTTGCTAGGAAGTCCTGTGTAGAGAGGCGAGGATGGATTGagacacacatctctctctctctctctctctctctctctctctttccttcctgcTCTCCTTCATTCTGCTGAGCTAATGTGAGGAGCCAGTCTGCCTTCTCTATCCCTTCTCGGAGGATTCTGCTCTAGAGGTCAGGTAGTGGGATGGTGGGACAGGGAGGGAGGGTAGTTCTGGTGGGTCAGTTTGCAGCTTCTTCTGAATACTTCTCACAAGCTAATTCAGAGTTACTAAACATATAGTCTGTGCTAGAGCTAGAGGAGAGAGTGTAGCGTTTAGTAGGGGAGTTGCTGTGCAGTATTTTTCCTCCAGGTTTCTATTTCCTTTTGGTTGTCCTCTGAGATACAAAAGAGCCAGGAATACAGCAAGTTCTTACTTTTAGGAATAAGGTCACatactgtttttttgttctggAACTTTTTTAGTTTGTCCTGTGTATTGATATTCTGTGTGAACTGTCATTGCAGATGCCCACTGGGAATTCTGTGGAGATCTGAAGCTGGCGCAATGTCTCAGCTCCTGCACATGGAGATCCCCAACTTTGGCAGTGCGGTGCTGGACAGCCTAAACGAGCAGCGGCTGCTGGGCCAGCACTGTGATGTGGCCATTATGGTTAATGGACAGGCCTTTAAGGCCCACCGTGCCGTGCTGGCTGCCAGCAGTCTTTACTTCCGTGACCTCTTCAGTGACAGCAGCCAGACTCTGTTCGAACTGCCCTCTTCGGTGGCCCCGTCCTGTTTCCAGCAGATTCTGTCTTTCTGTTATACAGGCAGAATGACAGTGACAGCCAGTGACCAGCTCATGGTCATGTACACAGCCGGTTACCTGCAGATCCAGAACATTGTGGAGCGTGGAATGGACTTGATGTTCAAGGCCAATGCTCCATTCTGTGACTCGCAGACATCTGCCACAGACGATCCTCCCAgcccaaacaacaacaacgccTCACTGTTGCTAGGCGACCGGCCTACGGCTGTCTGTAAAATTAAAGAGGAGAAGCTGGAGACCCCTGTGTGTACTCAGAGCGGTGAGCTCAAGCAAACTGATGATGATGCCAAGGGACTCAGGAGCAGATCTTTGAGGGGGAGTGCACTTTTCTACACCACTGGTGCAGGAAACGGGACCCTGAGTGTAGTTCACCCATATGAGCACTTATCAAGAGATCACTCAAGCCCTGGAGCATCCAGCCTGCCCACCACAGACAGCCCCACTTCCCATCAGAATGAGGAAGAGGACTTTGAAGATGACTCATATGACAACATAACCAGTGGGAAGATCTATGGAGTTTCGGCCAGTCTCTATGGCAGTAAATGTCAGAATGGATGAAATTTTAAAATACACTTGGCTGAACATTTAGGATTTAAGGCACACTGATACAATGTgtttgtctctcctctcctcctagTGCATGAGAAGATGGAGGTGTCCTCCCTGCCTCCATCCCTGGAGAGCCGTTTCTGCACGCTGCTTGGAGGTGACAGAGAAGCTCTTCCTGCTGGACTTATCAGTCAAATCGGCTACCGTTGCCACCCTGCACTCTACACAGAGGGAGATCCAGGCGAACGGCTGGAGCTAATTGCAGGTAAGGCCTCGGCTTTGCAATTTTATCCCATCTGAGAAAAAGCTTATCAGCTGACTGAGTAGGATAGCATGCTTACAGAGTTGAAACTTCattgtttctttgttgttgGGGTTGTGAAAGGATCTGGTGTGTTCATGACACGTGGGCAGCTGATGAATTGCCACTTGTGTGCTGGGGTCAAGCACAAAGTCCTTCTCCGGCGCCTGCTTGCTGCTTTTTTTGACAGGTCTGTAGATTGTCACTATTATGTAAAACCTTTGGGTTATTTTGCTGTGTATACCTTtggttttatataaaaacagtgCTTTTAAAATACCTAAGATGGAACATATCAGAATATCAGCAGTATCTGCAATATAGATTTTCAAAGAATCAGTGATGTATGTGATAAACATGGCTGTTAGtgaaatgttcagtgtgtgcCCCTCTGTGGCTGACTGTGGAATGACAACTGCAGGAATACACTGGCAGACAGCTGTGGGACAGGCATCCGTTCCTCCAATTGTGATCCCAATCGCAAACCTCTGGACAGCCGTATACTCAACACGGTCAAACGTGAGTCTTTTGTAGCTCCTTATGTGCATGTGACAATGTTTAGTTTAAAttgtcagtattttttttttatagaaatcttTTCAAAAGTGTCCAGTGTGTAAACAGTGGTCAGAATTGTTCGTGTAGAGCAGGTAGTCCCATGTAGTCCACTATAAAAATATGTCAAGGcttcacattttaaatgtgcAGTTTATGTTTAAAGGTATTTCTGTACCCTGTAAGTATCATAGAATTTCATAAATGTATCAAATCTGATTTCATGAGCTGAATTGCAATCATGGTAGACATGTagatgtttattcatttcaggCTTCTGTTTACAATATTCTGGCCTGAAAATTAGCTTCCCGtccaacaccccccccacacacacacacacacacacacacagctactcAGCCCTGCCTTTAATAGGCAAGTCATAGGCGtatgtaatgtattttaaacaAAGCTGAAAGAAACATTTGGCTGAAGAGGAAGGATTGtgtatacattatttacattattttactcAGGCAGCAGAGGACTCTAAAAATAACAATCAAAATATTCATAAGAATTctctggtttttatttttgttctctctccctATTGAAGTTTACTGTCAGAACTTCGCCCCAAACTTCAAGGAGAGTGAGATGAATGTGATTGCTGCAGATATGTGTACCAACGCACGCCGGGTTCGTAAGCGCTGGTTACCCAAGATCAAGTCTATGCTGCCCGAGGCCATTGAGGTATACAGGGGCTCTGTGGTGTTAGGCCAGGTTGATGGAGTTACACAGCCCAGTCCATCCTTCCTGTTTGAGTCTGACTTCAAACACCTGGCCCAAGCAAACCTGACACTAGAGCAACATCTCTATGGCGACTGCAGAGAGACACTGAGAAATCACTTCCCCGGAGCCGTCATAGAGGAAAGAGCCAGCACGGAGACGAACAAGGCTGAAGCACTGCGACAACGCTCTGGGGATAATCCAGAGGATGTGGCTCCGAGGCATCTGGAGAACTCAGAGAGAGAAGGGACAGTCCTCGCCCTCAATCCAGCCAGTAAGAGAGTTGATGGGGACAGTAGCAGCCCCAAGAGCCAGCCAGAGGAACAGAGTGAAGAGCGGGCACTGGTAGAAGACCAGTGAGTTCTTCTTTACTACACCATTCTAACCTCATCTATTCTTCAAACAAGGTGTGCTATCACTAATTATATGGCTTCATGCCACTGAAATAACATGTCAAAATCTGCACGATGGACACTGACATGCAATGAATATATCAAAGAACTTCAATGACAAATACAGCATTTTGCAAAAAGCTGTAATTGCTAAAGCAGTAATTTATCATAAGTAATACTAtctcttacatacacacatacagccatgcacacacacacacacagacacatatgcatatacacacatatatacgtaaATACATGCGAACATCCGACTGAGTGGATTGTTATGCATGTGATGCTCAGCATTTTACTGACTACTCTTCCTCTGAATGACCCTTACAATACAAACGGACAACTGGTTCAT encodes:
- the LOC113637592 gene encoding nucleus accumbens-associated protein 2 isoform X1 encodes the protein MSQLLHMEIPNFGSAVLDSLNEQRLLGQHCDVAIMVNGQAFKAHRAVLAASSLYFRDLFSDSSQTLFELPSSVAPSCFQQILSFCYTGRMTVTASDQLMVMYTAGYLQIQNIVERGMDLMFKANAPFCDSQTSATDDPPSPNNNNASLLLGDRPTAVCKIKEEKLETPVCTQSGELKQTDDDAKGLRSRSLRGSALFYTTGAGNGTLSVVHPYEHLSRDHSSPGASSLPTTDSPTSHQNEEEDFEDDSYDNITSGKIYGVSASLYGSKLHEKMEVSSLPPSLESRFCTLLGGDREALPAGLISQIGYRCHPALYTEGDPGERLELIAGSGVFMTRGQLMNCHLCAGVKHKVLLRRLLAAFFDRNTLADSCGTGIRSSNCDPNRKPLDSRILNTVKLYCQNFAPNFKESEMNVIAADMCTNARRVRKRWLPKIKSMLPEAIEVYRGSVVLGQVDGVTQPSPSFLFESDFKHLAQANLTLEQHLYGDCRETLRNHFPGAVIEERASTETNKAEALRQRSGDNPEDVAPRHLENSEREGTVLALNPASKRVDGDSSSPKSQPEEQSEERALVEDQ
- the LOC113637592 gene encoding nucleus accumbens-associated protein 2 isoform X2, with product MSQLLHMEIPNFGSAVLDSLNEQRLLGQHCDVAIMVNGQAFKAHRAVLAASSLYFRDLFSDSSQTLFELPSSVAPSCFQQILSFCYTGRMTVTASDQLMVMYTAGYLQIQNIVERGMDLMFKANAPFCDSQTSATDDPPSPNNNNASLLLGDRPTAVCKIKEEKLETPVCTQSGELKQTDDDAKGLRSRSLRGSALFYTTGAGNGTLSVVHPYEHLSRDHSSPGASSLPTTDSPTSHQNEEEDFEDDSYDNITSGKIYGVSASLYGMHEKMEVSSLPPSLESRFCTLLGGDREALPAGLISQIGYRCHPALYTEGDPGERLELIAGSGVFMTRGQLMNCHLCAGVKHKVLLRRLLAAFFDRNTLADSCGTGIRSSNCDPNRKPLDSRILNTVKLYCQNFAPNFKESEMNVIAADMCTNARRVRKRWLPKIKSMLPEAIEVYRGSVVLGQVDGVTQPSPSFLFESDFKHLAQANLTLEQHLYGDCRETLRNHFPGAVIEERASTETNKAEALRQRSGDNPEDVAPRHLENSEREGTVLALNPASKRVDGDSSSPKSQPEEQSEERALVEDQ